Within Romboutsia sp. CE17, the genomic segment TTAGATGAATATGAAAGAATATATTTAGCTAAGTCCTTTATACAAAGTGCAGCACATCATATACTTAGAAATATGAGATACTATAAAGTTGATGAATATCTAATAGAAACTATAAAAAAAGAAGTTAATAATATTGATGAAGCTAAAGATATAGCTGATTTAATGGGTAGAGAAGGTAGAATCAGAAAAACATATTATAAATCATTTAATCAAATTCTTAAAAATGGATTTGAATTCGATAAAAGAGAAAAAAGACCACCCAAAGATCCAATTAATGCACTTATGTCCTTTGGTAATAGTATCATGTATACTAATGTTTTAAGTGAAATATATAAGACACAGTTAGATCCAACAATAAGTTTTTTACATGAGCCTTCAACAAAAAGATTTTCGCTAAGTTTGGATATTGCAGAGATTTTTAAGCCATTGATAATTGACCCAATAATATTTAGTTTGGTAAATAATAAGAGAATAAATAAAAAAGATTTTGTTTATGAAGAAGATATATGCTATTTAAGTGAAAGTGGAAAGAAAAAATTTTTACAAGATTTTGAAAGAAAGATGCAGACTACTATAAAACATAGACATTTAAATAGAAAAGTATCATATAGAACATTTATTAGATTAGAGTGCTATAAGCTTATTAAGCATTTTATAAAAGATGAAAAATATAAAGTATTAAAGGCATGGTGGTAGTATGTTTGTTATAATTACTTATGATATTGTGGAGGCTAAAGCTCTTAATAGATCAAGAAAGATTTTGAAAAAGTACTTAACATGGACACAAAATTCTGTATTTGAAGGTGAGATAACAGATAGTAAGCTACATAAATGTATTTCAGAAATAAGAAATGTTATAGATAAAAATGAAGATTCTATTTATGTTTATGAGATAAAGAATCCTAATAATGTAGAGAAAAAATCATACGGTGTTCATAAAAATTTTGATGAGATGTTTTTATAGTTTGCAGTGAGGTATATTTATGGTAATATTACTTGTAAGTGTTGTGAATAGTGAGTTATAAGTATATATTTTAAAATTTTATTTTTCTTTATATAAACTTCACTGCAAATCTAGAATAAAAACATATTATTTTGATTCTAGGAATAAGATATTTCAACATTTTGAAGAGATAATTTTTTGGGGTTTTATATTAACTATGTGGTATGTAAATATGATTTAGAGAATGAAGATTATTTTATTAATATTGGTTTTATATTAACTATGTGGTATGTAAATAGATTAAGGCAAGTTAAGTTTTTAAAAAGTGGATATAGTTTTATATTAACTATGTGGTATGTAAATTGTGATAATATTATGAACTATATACAAGAAAACTTTTGTTTTATATTAACTATGTGGTATGTAAATTCAGAATCATACCAAACGTTTATACAATCTTCTTCAAAGTTTTATATTAACTATGTGGTATGTAAATCCGATATATACATCTTGAACTTTATTCTTATTTTCAAGTTTTATATTAACTATGTGGTATGTAAATAGTTATAACACTTTAGCTAAAAGGATGAGAGTGTCAAAGTTTTATATTAACTATGTGGTATGTAAATTAACTTGCAACTTTACTCATAATGCTATGAAGCTTTTCGTTTTATATTAACTATGTGGTATGTAAATATGTGTGGTAAAAAAATAGGGAAAATAGTAGATTAAAGTTTTATATTAACTATGTGGTATGTAAATCCTATAATATCACCTAAAGTTGTTTTAGGTTCTCCTAGTTTTATATTAACTATGTGGTATGTAAATGTATTTACTAGAAATATACCAGCTAATGAAACTGAAAGTTTTATATTAACTATGTGGTATGTAAATAATGATATTAATATATGTTTTAGGGTTATATATCCTGTTTTATATTAACTATGTGGTATGTAAATTTTTTAAACTTAGATTCTTTAATTCCTGTTAAGTGTGTTTTATATTAACTATGTGGTATGTAAATATTTTAAGTTCTAAACTATATGGATTTTCTAATATTGGTTTTATATTAACTATGTGGTATGTAAATTATATTTTCATTGTAGCTTCTACACCTAACTCATCAAGTTTTATATTAACTATGTGGTATGTAAATTTTGCCAACCCGTTAATGCATAGCCATGTTCATTAAAGTTTTATATTAACTATGTGGTATGTAAATAGTAATTCTCTTAATTGTGGATTGTCAACTAATATTGTTTTATATTAACTATGTGGTATGTAAATTTTTCTTTTTCTGTGTTACTTTCAGTTCCAACGTCTTGGTTTTATATTAACTATGTGGTATGTAAATATTATGTATATTTAAAATGTATTTTCTATGTTATCCTAGTTTTATATTAACTATGTGGTATGTAAATCAACTAGAAAAATATATTTATTTTCAAGAATACTTTTGTTTTATATTAACTATGTGGTATGTAAATCTTTTATTAAGAACATGAATATTAGTATTATCTCTAAGTTTTATATTAACTATGTGGTATGTAAATTAGCAACTATTTCAGTTTCATTTGCTGGTATATTTCGTTTTATATTAACTATGTGGTATGTAAATCTTTTATTAAAAGATACCTTTAATTGTCTTGATTCATGTTTTATATTAACTATGTGGTATGTAAATTTTACTAGAAGCTTATTTATATAATCCGGTCTTGCAGTTTTATATTAACTATGTGGTATGTAAATAGTGAAATTGAAGAACTTATAGGTGGGTTCATTGATGGTTTTATATTAACTATGTGGTATGTAAATATATCTAAAGATTTAGAATATAAATTAAAAACTTTAGCGTTTTATATTAACTATGTGGTATGTAAATAGATTTAATCAAATCTATATAATTCCCTCAATAATTCGTTTTATATTAACTATGTGGTATGTAAATAAATCTATTTCAAGGCAATTTCCAAGGTTGCTGGGAGAGTTTTATATTAACTATGTGGTATGTAAATTACGTATATATTACCAACTAACGCCTTTTTACCCATGTTTTATATTAACTATGTGGTATGTAAATTACCTAATAAAATAATTTTAAAATTATCAAACTTATTGTTTTATATTAACTATGTGGTATGTAAATATCGTATGTGATATATTCATTTTACATCTACCTATTAGTTTTATATTAACTATGTGGTATGTAAATTTATTATTACATCTTCAAAAGTATTAATATCTATATGAGTTTTATATTAACTATGTGGTATGTAAATTAAAAGTAAAACTTTATAGGACAACATAGAAAATTAAGTTTTATATTAACTATGTGGTATGTAAATGTTTATATGGCAAAACTGTAGTGATTTTCTTATAAACGTTTTATATTAACTATGTGGTATGTAAATTTTAAAACCAAGTACTTGTAAAACGAGAGGGAGTTACAGTTTTATATTAACTATGTGGTATGTAAATTAGATAAAGTTATGACTAAGAAGGAAAATTGTACATAGTTTTATATTAACTATGTGGTATGTAAATTATATACTCGTACCATGAATACGAAGAATTAAGAACTGGTTTTATATTAACTATGTGGTATGTAAATCTAAATTAATTATGATGACATACTACGCATCTATCATGTTTTATATTAACTATGTGGTATGTAAATGTAATTGATATATAATTATCTTAAAGGGGTGATTATAGTTTTATATTAACTATGTGGTATGTAAATATTTACACAGCAAACTCTAAAATACCATGTTTCATCGTTTTATATTAACTATGTGGTATGTAAATTAGAAACACTTCTAGTAAGGTTTTAGCTATTAAGAATGTTTTATATTAACTATGTGGTATGTAAATATAAACAACGAATTATTAACTATTGATACAAATACTAGTTTTATATTAACTATGTGGTATGTAAATAATTTTGTAAGAGCCAACAGATTTAATAATGGTACTAGTTTTATATTAACTATGTGGTATGTAAATTTGTAGAAATCTCATAAGACTCCCATCCTTCATCATCGTTTTATATTAACTATGTGGTATGTAAATATAAAATATAAATAAGTATTACTTAATAAGTCTTGTGTTTTATATTAACTATGTGGTATGTAAATTTCTATCAATCTATATATTAAATTACCCCATTTGTCAGTTTTATATTAACTATGTGGTATGTAAATTTTTTAGGTAGTCTATGAAAAGGGTTATCTATAAAAGTTTTATATTAACTATGTGGTATGTAAATTAAAATTTATTAAATTGTGCTAAAAACTTTATACTATAGTTTTATATTAACTATGTGGTATGTAAATTTTTTATACTTGTCTTTTTCCTTTGATATATCTTTGTATGTTTTATATTAACTATGTGGTATGTAAATGTTGGTGTTACTAGCATTTTTTTATCATCAATTTCTCGTTTTATATTAACTATGTGGTATGTAAATCTTGCAAGTTCGTCTATAGCTTCAAGTATTTCATCATGTTTTATATTAACTATGTGGTATGTAAATATTTATTTCAAGATTATATCTGAAACCATAGGAAGCCGTTTTATATTAACTATGTGGTATGTAAATTAAATGAATGTAATAAGCACGAATTGCAACAAGATTAGTTTTATATTAACTATGTGGTATGTAAATTATTTTTTATTCTTCTGTTTTTATTTTGTATTTATTGTTTTATATTAACTATGTGGTATGTAAATACTTTAGAGTATAAACTATATGGATTTTCTAATATTGGTTTTATATTAACTATGTGGTATGTAAATAGGATTGTAAAAAGTATTCTTGAAAATAAATATATTTGTTTTATATTAACTATGTGGTATGTAAATCCATTATTACTAGATACTGTAAGAGGTGATGATAAGAGTTTTATATTAACTATGTGGTATGTAAATTTTGAAGTTATTTATATAAAATTAATTCTTCTGCATAGTTTTATATTAACTATGTGGTATGTAAATATAGATTATCAAATAATTCTGTAAGAGTAGTAAATTGTGTTTTATATTAACTATGTGGTATGTAAATCCTTATATCCCGTATTTTTTTCTGTTAAATTGCTTTAGTTTTATATTAACTATGTGGTATGTAAATAATAGCAACTTTTTATATGACATAGAAGGTTATCAAGGTTTTATATTAACTATGTGGTATGTAAATCGTTATTTGTATAAAGATAGTAAAGCTTTATTTACTCCGTTTTATATTAACTATGTGGTATGTAAATAAAATTATAGAAGGGTTAATAGTATTATTTATCCATAGTTTTATATTAACTATGTGGTATGTAAATACAGTTACCGCACTACCTAGATACCCTGTAGCCTTACCAGTTTTATATTAACTATGTGGTATGTAAATTTTAGAGAAAATCAATCAGTATATATAAGGAGAATAAGTTTTATATTAACTATGTGGTATGTAAATTCCGTACTTGGGTTCTTAGAAAAAGATAAAATATATACGTTTTATATTAACTATGTGGTATGTAAATTTTGAAAAAATGGGAGTTGAAGCTATGGCTACTCAGTTTTATATTAACTATGTGGTATGTAAATAGTGAGGTGATAACTCAATGATACCAAAATTGCATACGTTTTATATTAACTATGTGGTATGTAAATAAGCATTTTCTTTTACTTCTTTATTTACTTTATCTTCGTTTTATATTAACTATGTGGTATGTAAATACAGTTGAAAAAATAACTAAATTAGGAGAAAAATATGTTTTATATTAACTATGTGGTATGTAAATGTAGCACTTCCAAACGGTAATACTAGGATGCACTTTATGTTTTATATTAACTATGTGGTATGTAAATCAATGCAGGTGGAGGAGATAGAGGGGAATGTATACACTCGTTTTATATTAACTATGTGGTATGTAAATTAAACTTCTGTGTTAATTATTTTCATTTTAGCTATTCCGTTTTATATTAACTATGTGGTATGTAAATGGGATAGCACTAGCAAATAAGCTTAATAGCTTTTTATGTTTTATATTAACTATGTGGTATGTAAATAGTACTTTCTTTAAATATACTATCTAGTAATATAACGTTTTATATTAACTATGTGGTATGTAAATTCCAATTCATTCTATATTTATCATTCCAACTTCTTGGTTTTATATTAACTATGTGGTATGTAAATATTTTTATAATATATTTTAACTGTTAAACAGTTTTAGTTTTATATTAACTATGTGGTATGTAAATTCTTTAGGATTGTAATATTTAGATACTTTTACATCTAGTTTTATATTAACTATGTGGTATGTAAATTCATTGATTATTACATAAGCTGGTATTCCACTTAACCCGTTTTATATTAACTATGTGGTATGTAAATAAAACATATATTAATATCATTAGGAGTCGATACAAGCGTTTTATATTAACTATGTGGTATGTAAATAGACAACATAAACAGTTAAGCTATATATTCCAGCTTAGTTTTATATTAACTATGTGGTATGTAAATGCAACTTTTGCAAATTGTTGAAGCTTCTCTCCGCCAGTGTTTTATATTAACTATGTGGTATGTAAATACCAATTTAACAGAAGAAGATAGAGTACGAGTAATGAGTTTTATATTAACTATGTGGTATGTAAATCTCTCCCATTACTGAGAGTGTCGGACTATATCTTCATGTTTTATATTAACTATGTGGTATGTAAATTATATTTGGATTATCTTTACTCATATACTTTTCTATTGTTTTATATTAACTATGTGGTATGTAAATATTTAACACCTAATATGTGCATTAATATATAAGGCAAAGTTTTATATTAACTATGTGGTATGTAAATTTAAATATAAAAGACATGGTTTGACCATTAACACCTGTTTTATATTAACTATGTGGTATGTAAATAGCATGTATTTTTAGTTTATATGTAAACAATAGTAATGTTTTATATTAACTATGTGGTATGTAAATTCAGTTTTTCAAGGACAAACTGTTTAACCTATTTACTGTTTTATATTAACTATGTGGTATGTAAATCCGATAGTTAAATTATCGGCACGCTTAGGGCTTAATGTGTTTTATATTAACTATGTGGTATGTAAATAATGATTATGAAGTTTATAACGAATTAATAAAAATGTGTTTTATATTAACTATGTGGTATGTAAATATTGAATTATTAATAGAAGAAAATGAAATATTAAAGCGTTTTATATTAACTATGTGGTATGTAAATAGAGCAGAAACAAATAAAAATTGTCCTTATTCTTTTTGTTTTATATTAACTATGTGGTATGTAAATAGTAATGATGTAATAGACAATGTAGTTAAAGCAAATAGTTTTATATTAACTATGTGGTATGTAAATATATGTGGAGGAACTACATATAAAATAAAAACTTGCAGTTTTATATTAACTATGTGGTATGTAAATTATTTAACATATAAATCTAGTAATATTGATACATTTGAGAATGTCTATAGATTTGTGTAAATAAGATTTTTTATAATTTATATTACTGGAAATTTCAAATTCCAGTAATATTTTTTTATTTTTGAGAAATACTAATACTGGAATTCTTTACACAATTATTATGTGTTTAATTTAGTTATTTATACACTAAATTTTCCATAATTTTAAAAAAAATTTATATTGTGTAAGAGTTAGGTATCCTTTCTCCAAACATAATTGTAAGCTGTCCTAAAGTAGACGCCCAAT encodes:
- the cas2 gene encoding CRISPR-associated endonuclease Cas2, which produces MFVIITYDIVEAKALNRSRKILKKYLTWTQNSVFEGEITDSKLHKCISEIRNVIDKNEDSIYVYEIKNPNNVEKKSYGVHKNFDEMFL
- the cas1b gene encoding type I-B CRISPR-associated endonuclease Cas1b; amino-acid sequence: MSKDYYIISNGSIKRKDNTVYYYDLDGDKKALPIELVDDIHVYGEVDLNTKLINYISKYGVMLHFYNYYGYYSGTYYPRKKNVSGFSLVCQSACYLDEYERIYLAKSFIQSAAHHILRNMRYYKVDEYLIETIKKEVNNIDEAKDIADLMGREGRIRKTYYKSFNQILKNGFEFDKREKRPPKDPINALMSFGNSIMYTNVLSEIYKTQLDPTISFLHEPSTKRFSLSLDIAEIFKPLIIDPIIFSLVNNKRINKKDFVYEEDICYLSESGKKKFLQDFERKMQTTIKHRHLNRKVSYRTFIRLECYKLIKHFIKDEKYKVLKAWW